Within the Thermostichus lividus PCC 6715 genome, the region TAGCTTGGTAGCTCCGTACTTTAGTACGGGGTGGAAAAGCCCTAAAGCAACTTTAGTTGCTCTGTGCTAAACTATACTTGGTCGCCATCCTTGGTGAAAAACCCAATCGGCGACAGTTGTTACAAGTAAGCAGAACCTTGGGGCTTTGCCTCTAGGAACTGTGTAGGGGCGTCTTGACAACGCCTTTATGAGTTCGTTTATGGACTGCGTAAGAATCCCCCACCTTTAGGTGGTGAGAGTGTCAAATCCTATCCTATCATTCCCTTGAAGTGCTAGGCTGCCACAAGGCTCTATGGATTTGGGTGTTACTGAGTGTGGCTATGACTTGCCTTCATCCCCAACCCTTCTCCCTGGAGAGAAGGGAGCTAAGAGTCTTGTTCCCTCTCCTTTGGGAGAGGGCTAGGGTGAGGGCGGCATTAGGATTGATTGGTGGCCAACTTATGTTAACCCTGCGACTACAGTGCGAGCTTCCCGCCATAAAAAAATGACGTAGTGTCGCGGAATTCCCTATCCACCGATGCGGTGGGGTAGGTTATCTGCGCCGTCATGATTAAATAATGGCTATTTTTTGCAAAAAACTAGTTATTACTAGCCATTCCAACTATTAATCATTCTCAATAAGATTGCATTCTTGCAAATACTGCCGTTGGTCAGTTATCATGCGAATCATAACGGCGGATTGAGCGAATCTCCTATGCCCCTTTACACCGCAGCAGCCCTCAAAGCCGAACTGAACGATAAAGGATGGCGATTAACGCCACAGCGGGAAACCATTCTCAATATTTTCCAAAATTTGCCGAAGGGCAACCACCTGAGTGCCGAAGACTTACACCACGAGCTACGCAAGCAAGGGCACTCCATTAGTTTGTCCACTGTCTATCGGACTGTCAAGCTAATGTCACGGATGGGCATTTTGCGAGAGTTGGAATTGGCCGAAGGTCATAAGCATTATGAACTGAATACGATGTCACCTCACCATCACCATCACATGGTGTGTGTGCAGTGCAACCGAACAACCGAGTTTGATAATGATTCGATTTTGAAGCAAGCCCTCAAGCAAACCGATAAGTACGGCTTGCAAATGATTGATTGCCAGCTTACCATCTACACTATTTGTCCGGAAGCGTTGCGGCGTGGTTATCCGGGGCTGCCCGAGAATTGGATGTGTAGTAGCGCGATCGCCCACAGTTCTGAACCGCCCCCCCGTACAAAATGATCAAATGCATCAACTCTTTTTGCGTGGGGGTTGGCCTTGCCCTTAGTGCAGCGCCGTGGGTGGGAGCAGTGGAATTACCTGATGGTCGCGTTGCCTTCGATCAGCCACCAATTTTTGCTGAAGCAAATACCCGCTATCCTCAGGTATTAATTCCCAGCCCTATCTACAACTTTATTTTGCGGGTGCCGGAGACTGCTGGCGAATCCCTTGCCCGTCTAGAGATTCAGCAGTTACCAGCTCTAGAAACCCTTTATTTTCAACCGCAGCGTACCCGTGCCTTTGTTGGCACCCGACCTCGCCAACGCACTCCCCTTGCTGCGGCTGTGTTTGACCCCAGCGACCAAGTGCTACGCATCACCTTTGATCCGCCCATTCCTCCAGGAAGCTATTTGCGGGTGGAGGTTTCCCCTGTGCGCAACCCTCAATGGGAAGAGGTCTATTTGTTTGGTGTGACGGCCTTTCCGCGGGGTGGCGATCGGGCGATTGGCCAGTATATTGGTACTGGGCGATTGCAGTTTTACCGTGGCTCAGACTTCCTGTGATCGGATGCGGATGAGATGACGATGGCCATTCTGCCGCCCCCGTTGCAGCCGGGCGATCGCCTTGGCGTGGCCTTTCCCAGCGGCGTACTGCGACACCAAGAGGCGTTTTGGCAAGGGGTGGCCTGTTGGCAAGCTCAAGGCTATGAAGTGCTGGTGGACGAGGCGGCCTTTGACGGGTGGGGCTACCTTGCAGGCTCCGATGCCCAACGGCGCGATCGCCTGCGCCACCTATTGCAAGATACTACTATTAAGGCCATTCTCTGTGGCCGCGGTGGGTTTGGTAGCACCCGCTTACTCGAAGCATGGCAATGGCTGCCCTGTGCCCCGAAGTGGCTGATTGGGTTTTCCGATATTACCGCCCTGCTGTGGAGCTATGCCGCCCAAGGCGTCGCAGGGGTGCATGGCCCAGTCCTGACAACGCTGGCCGCCGAACCTCTGTGGAGCCAAACTCGCCTGTTTAACTGCGTACAGCGACAGCCGCTGCCCCCCCTCTCAGGCACTGCTTGGGGAGGCGGCTGTGTCCAAGGACGGCTATTGGTGGGTAACCTGACGGTGGCAACCCATTTGCTAGGCACCCCCGATTGCCCCGACTTTAGCAACGTGATTTTAGCACTAGAGGATGTGGGGGAAGCCCCTTACCGCATTGACCGGATGCTGACCCAGTGGCGACGCAGTGGTGTGCTCAAGCAAGTTAAGGGGATTGCCCTAGGGCGGTTTAGTCGCTGTGACGATGCTGCCACCCAACCAAACTTTCGTGTTCTGGAAGTTCTTGGCGATCGCCTAGGGGATTTAGGCATTCCCATTGTCAGTGATCTGCCCTTTGGCCATGAGGGGGTCAATGCCGCCTTACCGGTTGGCGTGCTTGCAGAACTGGATGGCGATCGCGGCCAGTTGCGCGTGCTGGCATCGTAAGGTTGCCGACGAATTCAGCTACTATCGCTTCATGCCTGATCTATAATGTGTCTAGCTTTAGCCACCCTTGGCCTACTAGCGCCAGTCTGGGGCACCCGCTATACACTGTTGCCCTGATGATGGCATTCCCGTTTAGTATGGAATTGAGTTGTTGCCGTGAGGCTAACACTTGTTAGTTTGATATGACGAGCGCTAACTCTGGATATTTTTTGTCCTTGAGTTCATCGTGCTCGATCGTGCTCGAGGCATGCATTCGCTAAGTTCCGTTGTGTGTAAGTATTTGCATTAGATTAAGAGGTCAAGGGCTGTGCAGTATCTCGCGGAAGTCATTAAAAAAACGGGTTTCATGGGTACGAAATCCGAACTAAAACTTCTGATGCGTGAACAATCTGGGTACTGGCATCCTGTCTCCCAAAACGAAGACACCATCCCATTTGACAATAGCCGCGACTACGGTAATGGGGTGCTGGTCTTTGTTGAGATGGCTGCCAATCGTCAGATTCAGCATGTAGATGAAGCCTCACGGCGACTGACGGGCATTTTACACGGCTTTACACGGATGCGCGAACGCTTCCAAAGCCAAGAAGAAGAAATTGAAGGCTGGAAGCAATCCCTGTCTTACCAAGCAGAAGCCCTCAACCAGAGAGAAGCAGAATTTGAAATTCGTCGTGAAGAGTTACAAGAGCTAGAAGAACAAATTGCCAACTATGAGCAACAACTGGCAGACCTCAATAAACTGCGCTCAGAACTAGGGAGTGAGGAAGAACGCATTCAAGCTGAGCGCCAAGCCCTCGAAAACCTACGCCACCAAGTTCACCAAGAGCAGCAACGCTGGGAGCAATTAAAATCCAGTCATAGTGTTGGCCTCTCACCGGATCAGATTCGTCAAGTCGATGCGATCCTGCAACAACTGAGCGACAGCCTCAATAGCAGTAGCACTAATCAGGTCAACGACTGTTTGCAGGTTCTGGAGCAGCAGCAAGCCCTGTTAACCCAATACTGGCAGCAGTTAGAGCAAATTGACCAAGAAGTGGCGCAGCGGCAAGCAGCCCTTGAGCAGCAACTCCACGCATTTCGTGAGCAAGAGCAGGTATGGCATGCAGCCCAAGAACAATTTTGGCAAGATAGCCGGGCGATCGCCCTGCAGGAAGAACTTTGCCGCTACAAGCAATCGGTTCTCGAAAAAGAGCGCCAGCTCCTTGCCCAACAAGAAGAGATGATCCAACAAATGCGGCAGGCCATGGTAAGTGACTTAACCGAAGCGGTAGATGTCAATGCCTTGATGAAAATGGCCATAGAAGATCTAGAAAAAGAAGTGGCTAATCGTGGTAACGATCTCAAGCGAGCCTCCGCCTTTGTCAACGATCAAGAAGAAGAGTTAAAAATGGCGCTGGAGTCCTTGATGGAACTTGAGCAAAAAGCAAAAGATGCCAGTGACTTTGATCGCCTCCAACTAGCTGGTGAAGTGGAAGATGAGCGGCAGCGGTGTAATCTCCTCAACCAAGCCCTTGAAGGTCAGCGCCAACATATCCGTGAAAAAGAAGCGACCTATAAAATTTACCTGCAAGTTCTCGAAGCCCGTCGAGATCCCGCTTCACAGCAGGGGATTAGCCTGATTCCAATTCTCAGTGAGCTAGAAAAACAGTTTCATGAGTACGGCGTTGCTGTTAACCAACTGGCGGAAGAACTCCAGCACGCCTACACCGATCTCGAAAGTCTGCGCCACGACATTGAAGAGCGCCGCAAACGGCAACAGCAGCAGCGAGATCAGTTGACACAGCAAGAGCAGACGCTGATCGAAGAGCAACGCTTGATTGCGGCCAAACGCGGCCAAGCAGATCTACTACGGGAATTTTTGCAGCCTGTACAGGATCGGCTCAACCAACTGCGGCAAGTACTGGAGAGCTTAGGAGACAACCAAATGAATGGCCGTCCTAGGGCGTTAATTTCTGAGCTTCAGCAAGTGGTGATGAATCTGGGGCAAGGAGCGATGTGACATCCTCCCGACGCTGACCCTACAGTTACAGTGCGGGACGTATTGCTCCCCGAACCCCTCATTAGTTAAAAGTTAAACTAAACTCGCTCCAGTGTGGCTTCCAACAGTTGTTTTAGTTTATGGCTACGGTAAATGCCACTTAAGAGGGTGTAGTGATTGGCATCCACCTGCCAGTAATGCTCAAATCCTGTGCAACGACTTGCATCTCCCAATAGAATAAACTGCTGCACAATGCTATGGGGGGTAATCCAGCCTTCCCCTTCGAGGCGGCCTAACAAACTGTGTTGCAGCACATAGGTAAACATCATTTCATCTAGTTCTAGCTTACCCCGTGACTGTAAAATCAAGTCTGGTTTAGCTTGTTCAGCGAATGTTACCTTTGCCGCCATAGAAAACCAGTCATCCTGCCCATAGGACACAAGAATCTTGCCAGAGATGGCGATCGCCTCTTGAGGTGGCTCCAGCCAGTAGCCATTCAGGAGCCACCGTCCCGCATCCACTAAGAATGTATGATTCACGCTGAACTTGTCCGAAACAAATGTACTGATTTTATCCACTGGAGGCAGGTCTGTACCACACGCCTTCACGACCTCTACAGGGGGCATCCATCAGTGAATTGCGCCACCACCCATGGACTTAGGTGTGCTGGAGTTCCTCTAAGCGCGCGAGAACTTCTTTACTGTGGGTTGCTGGATTCACCTTGACGTAGCGCTCTCGCAAAATACCGTCGGGGTCAATGATAAAGCTATGGCGTAGGGAGACAAACCCTAACCACGAGCCATAGGCTTTGCTAACGCGGCCATCCGGATCCGAGAGTAGTGGAAAGGTCAACCCTTCGCTATCGCAAAAATCTGCATGGGAATCGACAGAATCGGCGCTGACACCGATAACTTCGGCATTGTGGGCATGGAATTGCTCAATATCTTGCTGGAAGCGCTGCGCCTCTATCGTACAGCCAGAGGTAAAGTCCTTTGGGTAAAAGTAAAGCACCACCCATTTGCCACGGTAGTCTGCTAAGCGAACGGGCTGGCTGCTGCCATTGGTGGGCAAGGTAAATTCCGGTGCCGGGGCATCGAGGGGGGGCAGTTCACCTCCTAAGGCCACACTAGGGGCAGACCATCCCACGAGGACAACCAGACTGAGCAGACAAGACAAAAGGATGCGCAAGACCATGGCCAAACCGTTAGACTAGCAGTAGCAAATTCTAACCGCAATGTAACGTACCTTTAAAAATTTTTCGAGTTTGGAGTCCATGCGCTACCGCTCCCTTGGTCATTCACTGTTGTACTGGCTAGGTTGGTTGGTGGCGGCGATCGCCCTTGGCATTGTCATTTGCCGTCTGCTGGCAGAAAGCCTCTGGTTTCATCACCTTGGCTACGCTGGGGTATTGTGGCTGCGGTGGGGGGTACAGGGACTGCTGCTAATTTTTGTGGTTGGGCTGTCAGGACTCTTTTACCGTTGGCATCAACGCCGTGCCTACCAGCAGTGCACGGTTACCTTGGATGCAGAACTCACTGCCCACAGTCGCTATCGGGGGTTGGGGCTACTGGGGCTGTTGAGTGCGGCGGCGGGGTTAATTGGCTTGCTGATAGTGGCAACGTACCACATTGGGGCGATCGCGGTGCAACTGTGGCAGCAGCGCAGCGACATGACGATTAATACCCCGCTTTTGCCGCAGTTAAGTGTCTGGCGAGCCGCAGACTTACTGCAACAAATCCTCCAGAATCCATGGTTACTCTTGGTGAGCGCTGGCACATTGATACTGGGGCTATGGGCACCGCTGCACCTCTTTCGGGGGATTAGTGTGATCCTGAGTTTGGCCATGGGGGCGATCGCCCTGATGAGTTGGTCAGCGGTGCTAACGGGTGTGTTTGGTGTTAGTGATCCCCATACCGAACCACTGTTCCATCGTTCGATTAGCTTTTATCTTTTTCGCCTCCCCCTGTTAGAACTGCTACGGCTGTGGCTTGTGAACCTGAGTGTGGTGAGCTTAGCGGGAGTGGCTCTTACCTATTTGCTCGCCAACGATAGCCTCAGCCATGGCAAATTTCTTGGCTTTGTGCGATCGCAACGCCGACATTTACAGGGTCTGAGTGCCTTTGTGTTTGCCACGGTTGCCTTTAGCTTTTGGCTAGAGCGCTACAAACTGCTTTACTCCACCAACGGAGCCGCCTTTGGCGCAGGTTATACCGATGTCACGGTGCGCTTACCCCTCTACGGCTGGCTGTGCGTGTCTGCCCTTGCCGTGGCAATGCTCCTTGGCTGGTCAGCCATTCGCCAAGGCGGTCGGGGGCAGCGGCGTTTAGGCCCCATCGCCCCCGGCTTGTTTAGCTTTACCCTTGGCTATTTAGTCGTCATCTTGGTGGCCGATTGGTTACTCCCCAATGCCATTGAGGCAGCCATTGTTGAACCGAACCAACTGGAACGGGAACTTCCCTACATTCAACGGACAATTACCCACACCCGCGAAGGCTTTAACCTAGACACCATGAGGGTTGAACCCTTCCAGCCCGAAAATAATCTCAACGCCGAGATCATTGCAGCGAATGAGGCCACCACCCGCAATATTCGCGTTTGGGATACCCGCCCCCTCTTAGAAACCAATCGCCAACTGCAACAGTTGCGCTCCTACTACCGCTTCCCAGCCGCTTTTTTAGATCGCTATTCCCTCAAGCTTGCCAACCAGCAGGCCACCCCAGAACTTCGCCAAGTGCTGATTGCAGCTCGCGAAATTGACTACAGCGCCGTGCAGCAGTTTGCCCGCAGTTGGATTAACGAACACCTCGTCTTCACCCACGGCTATGGGTTTACCATGAGTCCCGTGAATACCGCCGAAGCAAACGGTTTACCCAAGTATTTTGTGCGCGACATTGGTGAAAATGGCGAACTGCTCACGTTCCCGCCGCAACTGCGGGAGAACTTCCCCTTCTTCTATCCGCGTCTTTACTACGGTGAACTGACGAATACCTACATTTTCGCGCCCTCCCATGTGCCCGAACTGGACTTCCCCCGCGGCAGTGATAACGTCTATAACCACTACGACGGCAGTGGCGGTGTGGCCATTTCAGCGTGGTGGCGACGGCTGATCTATGCTGTCTATTTTCGCGATTGGCAAGTCTTACTCACCCCTAATCTACGGCCTGACTCGCGGGTGCTGTTTCGGCGCACAATTCAAGAGCGGGTACAGGCGATCGCCCCATTCTTGCGCATCGACAGCGAGCCTTATCTGGTCATTGCCGATCCGCGTTCTGAGAGTGACATCAAAGCCAGTCACAGGAGTGCTGGGGTGAGTTATTTATACTGGATTATTGATGCCTACACCCTCAGTCGCCATTATCCCTACGCTGACCCAGGAAAGCATAGCTTTAACTACATTCGCAACTCCGTCAAAATTGTTGTCGATGCCTACAACGGCGATGTCACCTTTTACGTTGTTGAGCCAGAGGATGTCATTTTGCGCACATGGCAGCGCATCTTTCCGCAGCTTTTTCGCCCCATTAGTGCCATGCCGCACCGGTTGTACACCCACATTCGCTATCCCGTGGATATGCTGCAAATCCAATCGGAGCAGCTATTGCAGTACCACATGACCGATCCGGTAGTGTTTTACAACCGTGAAGACCTCTGGCAAATTCCCCAAGAAATCTACCGCGAAACCCCCCAGTCCGTTGCCCCTTACTACCTCATTACGAAATTGCCCATTGGCTACACCGAAGAGTTTGTGCTCTTAGTTCCCTTTACCCCCGTAAACCGTCCCAACCTCATTGGCTGGTTAGCAGCGCGCTCCGATGGCCAAAACTACGGCAAATTATTGCTTTACGTATTTCCCAAGCAGGAACTGGTGTTTGGACCTGAGCAAATGGAAGCGCGCATTAATCAGGATCCGCTCATTTCCCAGCAAATTTCCCTCTGGAATCGGCAAGGCTCGCGCTCAGTGCAGGGCAACCTCCTCATTATTCCCATCGAGCGATCCCTACTCTACGTGGAACCCATCTACCTTGAAGCCAGCCAAAATAGCTTGCCTACCCTTGCCCGGGTCATTGTTATGGATAACGAGCGCCTAGTGATGGCACCTACGCTGGAGGAAGGCTTGAAGCAACTGTTTCCCGCCGCCAGCTAGCTCAGGAAATAGCGACGGAGGCCATAGATTATCCACTCTGGCACCTCAAGGTGTGGTAGCACCCCCGCCTCAGGAATGCCATAAAACCCTTGCAGCCGACCGTGGGCGCTGGCGTAGAGCCGCTGCCCTAGGGAAAAGGGAGTTAGCTTCGCCTGCTCACCCCAAAAGATGACCGTGGGGGTTTGCAACTGCGGCAAGTATTGGCTCAAATCAAAGGAAAGATTACCCTTTAAGGTGCTTAAGGCCGCCCATTCTGCGCCATAGCGACAGGCAGACTCAAGGTAGGCGCTAACGGTTTCCTCCCGCAGGCGTTGGGGGTTAGCGAACAAAAACTGAGTCAGGAAACTGCGAACCGCAAGGGGATTTGCTGCCGCCGCTGTATAGATGAGCCGATCTAGGGCAGGCACACTCAGGATAGCGCGAGCCAACGCTTGACCTTGATCTTCACCAAAATCATTAAACCCACTGGGACACACCAAACACAGGCTGCTAAAAAGATGGGGCTGTTGCACCGCCAAGCGAACAACAATACCAGCAGTGAGGGAAGAGGCCACCACCCGCACCGGCGTGCCCACCATCCGTAATAATTCAGCAATCATCAGCCAGTAGTCGCTGGTGTAATACTCTCGCGCAGGGTGATCCGATGCCCCCCAGCCAATGAGATCAGGCGCAATCACACGATAGCGACTGGCAAAGGCAGGATACACCTGCGACCATTCATAATGGCTGGAGCCGCCCCCAAGGCTGTGCAAAAAGATCAGGGGAGAACGCTCAATAGTGTTGCCCCAGTAGCGATCGCTCGGAGTATAGTAAACGATTTTGCCGCTACTGATGGTGAGGGTTTGTGACACAAACGTGGGGGGGCAAAAAGCCGTACTCGGCATAGGAATCCTCAACACACTGGGAAACTACAAGGCTAGCCATACCCAGACCATGGTTTGCCCAGGCGGCATAAGAGGGAAGTTTGATAGACTATTTAACGTGAGGCACTTAAGAACGTTTAGTATCATCTATGGTTACCCCTGAACAACTAACGCAGCTTATCCAAGCAAGTCTTCCTGATGCCATTGTCCACGTCCAAGATTTAACCGGAGGTGGTGATCACTATGAAGCGGTTGTTGTCTCCGCTGCCTTTGAAGGTAAACGGCTGGTACAGCAGCATCAATTAGTGTATCGCGGCTTAAATGGGGTGATGGCCACCAATGAACTCCATGCCCTAGCCCTCAAAACCTACACGCCGGATCAGTGGTCAGCAAACCCCTTAAAATAAAGGTAATCTCCTTGCAACTGTTTTTTCGGTTTCTTTAGTTTAATCTTGTTCTACACCTACGCAACCAACGATGACTCCAGAACTACAGGCTAAAATCGATGCCCTTGTCAAGGGCAATAAAATTGTCGTGTTCATGAAGGGCAGTAAGCTTATGCCCCAGTGTGGCTTTTCTAATAATGCCGTGCAAATTTTGAATGCCTTGGGTGTTCCCTACACGACGGTAGATGTCCTCGAAGATTTTGAAATTCGCCAAGGGATTAAAGAGTATTCCAATTGGCCAACAATTCCTCAAGTGTATATTAATGGTGAGTTTATTGGTGGATCCGATATTCTCATTGAACTGTACCAAAGCGGTGAGCTACAACAGCTTGTCGAGGTTGCCCTTGCCTCTTAGGGAACTAAAAAAATCCCCCACGCTGGGGGGTGTCGATGCGTTCAACATGTAACAACCTGTCATCGCCTCCTCGAGGGAGACGATGTGCTCTTAGGCAAGGTTCACTTTGACAACGCGGTTTTTCTCTTCTTCCGCTTTCGGTAGCGTTAAGTGCAAGATGCCATCTTTGTATTCGGCTTTAACCTCGGTGTTTTGAACCCGTGCTGGCAAGGGAATAACCCGTTGGAACTTACCATAGCGAAATTCGCTGCGTTTAATACCGTTGCTTTCGCTGTGGGTTTCTGACTTGCGCTCGCCACTGATGGCTACAGCGTCAGCCGTGACTTGCACGTCAATATCTTTAGCCTCTAGTCCGGGAAGTTCAATTTTTAGCAATAATGCGTCCGGTGTATCCTCCAACTCTGCCGCTGGTAAAAAGTGACTATCATCGGTGCGCGCGCTGAGGGGAATCAGTTCATCAAATAGACGATTCATTTGCCGTTGTAGGGTGTCAATTTCCCGAAATGGTTCCCAACGTACGAGTGCCATAGCTGTATCCTCCCAAATTAATTAATTTGATCTAGAGTCGCTGCACAGAGCCAATAGTTAAATTTGTTGGTATTGCCACCCTCTCAAGGCGGTCATCAGTGACTCATCTCTCTGTGAGCTACTTTTAGTCTAGAAGATACAAGGCGCTTTGCAAGTAGGGTTTTACGCCTTTTATAGGTTCTTTTTACCGAACCACAGGCGCAAACTAGGGTGTGAGAACCGTGTTACTGCCTTGGGGGATGGGAATAGATTGTAAAATATCTTGCGCATTAGAGATCACCCCTGCACCGCGCAAAAAGCCGAGGTTTGCACCCGGGCACAGATAGGCTAAGGAACGCTGAGCGCAAAAGTGTTGTAGGGTTCTGACGCTGCGCAGTTGCCGCGGCCAATGAAAGGTTGTCGCTGTTTTCAAGGGGAGGAGGTCACCATCGGGGCTGGGTAACAGATGTCGTCCGCTAAAGAGGACGCCCCCTTGCTCCCGCCAATACACACAACTGCTGCCGGGAGAGTGACCGGGGGTCCACAGCACCTCTAGGGTTGGGGTGAGGGCGCAGTAGCCCTGCACGGTTGTGACGGTTAAGTGGGGTAGTAAATAGGCTTCTTGGGCATGGATCACCACCTCACACCCAAAGGTACGTTGAAATTCACGGACGTGGGCGATCGCCCCACGATGGGTGAGAATCAACCGTTTTAGGGGGCCTTGCTGTGCCAACCATTCTGTGGTTCCTGCTGCCCAAAATGGCGTATCAATCAGGGTATTGCCATCCTTTTCTACAATGAGATAAGCAGTGCCCCCTAACGTCTCGCGGTTTGGCGCAAAGGCATAGACCATGGGTAAGACGGGACGGGGGAGTTTCTGGTGTTGAGCCACAGGGTACCGCAACGTATGACATGGATATCCCTCATTGTATTGGGTTTGATTTTGCTGTTGATCGTGCGCCAAGGTACCGCTCGGCTGAGTCAAACCCCTTGGTGGTTGCTCTGGCTGGTTCTCATGCTACCAGCATTTTTTATAGCGGGTTGGATGGCACTGTATGGCAATACCCCAGTTCCATCGGGGTGGCTCATTGTGGTCTTTGTCACTAGTTCGTTTCTGTACCTCATTCTTTTACGCCGGGGGCAGCAGGCCTTAGCCCCAGCGACACCCGCCCCTAGCTTGCCCACGGTTCCTGAGGAGCCAGCACGGCTGTTGAATCGAGATGAGGAAGCGCAGCTCCAGAGTTGTTTTCCGTGGGGCATTTATTATCTCCAGCACATTGAGTATCGCCCGCAGGCGGTGATTTGTCGTGGGCAAATGCGCGGAGATGCTAACAAGGTGTATCAAACGGTGGAGCGCAACATTGCCCAACGTT harbors:
- a CDS encoding S66 peptidase family protein yields the protein MTMAILPPPLQPGDRLGVAFPSGVLRHQEAFWQGVACWQAQGYEVLVDEAAFDGWGYLAGSDAQRRDRLRHLLQDTTIKAILCGRGGFGSTRLLEAWQWLPCAPKWLIGFSDITALLWSYAAQGVAGVHGPVLTTLAAEPLWSQTRLFNCVQRQPLPPLSGTAWGGGCVQGRLLVGNLTVATHLLGTPDCPDFSNVILALEDVGEAPYRIDRMLTQWRRSGVLKQVKGIALGRFSRCDDAATQPNFRVLEVLGDRLGDLGIPIVSDLPFGHEGVNAALPVGVLAELDGDRGQLRVLAS
- a CDS encoding BolA family protein, whose product is MVTPEQLTQLIQASLPDAIVHVQDLTGGGDHYEAVVVSAAFEGKRLVQQHQLVYRGLNGVMATNELHALALKTYTPDQWSANPLK
- a CDS encoding alpha/beta fold hydrolase; amino-acid sequence: MPSTAFCPPTFVSQTLTISSGKIVYYTPSDRYWGNTIERSPLIFLHSLGGGSSHYEWSQVYPAFASRYRVIAPDLIGWGASDHPAREYYTSDYWLMIAELLRMVGTPVRVVASSLTAGIVVRLAVQQPHLFSSLCLVCPSGFNDFGEDQGQALARAILSVPALDRLIYTAAAANPLAVRSFLTQFLFANPQRLREETVSAYLESACRYGAEWAALSTLKGNLSFDLSQYLPQLQTPTVIFWGEQAKLTPFSLGQRLYASAHGRLQGFYGIPEAGVLPHLEVPEWIIYGLRRYFLS
- a CDS encoding UPF0182 family protein yields the protein MRYRSLGHSLLYWLGWLVAAIALGIVICRLLAESLWFHHLGYAGVLWLRWGVQGLLLIFVVGLSGLFYRWHQRRAYQQCTVTLDAELTAHSRYRGLGLLGLLSAAAGLIGLLIVATYHIGAIAVQLWQQRSDMTINTPLLPQLSVWRAADLLQQILQNPWLLLVSAGTLILGLWAPLHLFRGISVILSLAMGAIALMSWSAVLTGVFGVSDPHTEPLFHRSISFYLFRLPLLELLRLWLVNLSVVSLAGVALTYLLANDSLSHGKFLGFVRSQRRHLQGLSAFVFATVAFSFWLERYKLLYSTNGAAFGAGYTDVTVRLPLYGWLCVSALAVAMLLGWSAIRQGGRGQRRLGPIAPGLFSFTLGYLVVILVADWLLPNAIEAAIVEPNQLERELPYIQRTITHTREGFNLDTMRVEPFQPENNLNAEIIAANEATTRNIRVWDTRPLLETNRQLQQLRSYYRFPAAFLDRYSLKLANQQATPELRQVLIAAREIDYSAVQQFARSWINEHLVFTHGYGFTMSPVNTAEANGLPKYFVRDIGENGELLTFPPQLRENFPFFYPRLYYGELTNTYIFAPSHVPELDFPRGSDNVYNHYDGSGGVAISAWWRRLIYAVYFRDWQVLLTPNLRPDSRVLFRRTIQERVQAIAPFLRIDSEPYLVIADPRSESDIKASHRSAGVSYLYWIIDAYTLSRHYPYADPGKHSFNYIRNSVKIVVDAYNGDVTFYVVEPEDVILRTWQRIFPQLFRPISAMPHRLYTHIRYPVDMLQIQSEQLLQYHMTDPVVFYNREDLWQIPQEIYRETPQSVAPYYLITKLPIGYTEEFVLLVPFTPVNRPNLIGWLAARSDGQNYGKLLLYVFPKQELVFGPEQMEARINQDPLISQQISLWNRQGSRSVQGNLLIIPIERSLLYVEPIYLEASQNSLPTLARVIVMDNERLVMAPTLEEGLKQLFPAAS
- a CDS encoding transcriptional repressor, which codes for MPLYTAAALKAELNDKGWRLTPQRETILNIFQNLPKGNHLSAEDLHHELRKQGHSISLSTVYRTVKLMSRMGILRELELAEGHKHYELNTMSPHHHHHMVCVQCNRTTEFDNDSILKQALKQTDKYGLQMIDCQLTIYTICPEALRRGYPGLPENWMCSSAIAHSSEPPPRTK
- the grxD gene encoding Grx4 family monothiol glutaredoxin — its product is MTPELQAKIDALVKGNKIVVFMKGSKLMPQCGFSNNAVQILNALGVPYTTVDVLEDFEIRQGIKEYSNWPTIPQVYINGEFIGGSDILIELYQSGELQQLVEVALAS
- the hmpF gene encoding pilus motility taxis protein HmpF translates to MQYLAEVIKKTGFMGTKSELKLLMREQSGYWHPVSQNEDTIPFDNSRDYGNGVLVFVEMAANRQIQHVDEASRRLTGILHGFTRMRERFQSQEEEIEGWKQSLSYQAEALNQREAEFEIRREELQELEEQIANYEQQLADLNKLRSELGSEEERIQAERQALENLRHQVHQEQQRWEQLKSSHSVGLSPDQIRQVDAILQQLSDSLNSSSTNQVNDCLQVLEQQQALLTQYWQQLEQIDQEVAQRQAALEQQLHAFREQEQVWHAAQEQFWQDSRAIALQEELCRYKQSVLEKERQLLAQQEEMIQQMRQAMVSDLTEAVDVNALMKMAIEDLEKEVANRGNDLKRASAFVNDQEEELKMALESLMELEQKAKDASDFDRLQLAGEVEDERQRCNLLNQALEGQRQHIREKEATYKIYLQVLEARRDPASQQGISLIPILSELEKQFHEYGVAVNQLAEELQHAYTDLESLRHDIEERRKRQQQQRDQLTQQEQTLIEEQRLIAAKRGQADLLREFLQPVQDRLNQLRQVLESLGDNQMNGRPRALISELQQVVMNLGQGAM
- a CDS encoding peroxiredoxin translates to MVLRILLSCLLSLVVLVGWSAPSVALGGELPPLDAPAPEFTLPTNGSSQPVRLADYRGKWVVLYFYPKDFTSGCTIEAQRFQQDIEQFHAHNAEVIGVSADSVDSHADFCDSEGLTFPLLSDPDGRVSKAYGSWLGFVSLRHSFIIDPDGILRERYVKVNPATHSKEVLARLEELQHT
- a CDS encoding DUF2808 domain-containing protein, whose translation is MIKCINSFCVGVGLALSAAPWVGAVELPDGRVAFDQPPIFAEANTRYPQVLIPSPIYNFILRVPETAGESLARLEIQQLPALETLYFQPQRTRAFVGTRPRQRTPLAAAVFDPSDQVLRITFDPPIPPGSYLRVEVSPVRNPQWEEVYLFGVTAFPRGGDRAIGQYIGTGRLQFYRGSDFL
- a CDS encoding Hsp20/alpha crystallin family protein codes for the protein MALVRWEPFREIDTLQRQMNRLFDELIPLSARTDDSHFLPAAELEDTPDALLLKIELPGLEAKDIDVQVTADAVAISGERKSETHSESNGIKRSEFRYGKFQRVIPLPARVQNTEVKAEYKDGILHLTLPKAEEEKNRVVKVNLA